A stretch of Acidicapsa ligni DNA encodes these proteins:
- a CDS encoding integration host factor subunit beta → MTKADLVEKVTQLGDLTRRDGEVIVETIFDSVIAALQSGDKIEIRGFGSFRIRERNPRIGRNPKTGDRVDVPAKRVPYFKPSKELRDLVNPEEAANSAS, encoded by the coding sequence ATGACCAAAGCAGATCTCGTTGAGAAGGTGACCCAGCTGGGCGATCTAACCCGGCGCGACGGAGAAGTTATCGTCGAGACCATCTTCGACTCCGTGATTGCGGCGTTGCAATCAGGAGACAAAATTGAGATTCGCGGCTTCGGATCGTTTCGCATCCGAGAGCGAAATCCGCGGATCGGTCGCAACCCCAAGACCGGAGACCGCGTCGATGTTCCAGCCAAGCGTGTGCCGTATTTCAAGCCATCCAAAGAACTGCGCGACCTGGTCAATCCGGAAGAGGCAGCCAACTCGGCTTCGTAA
- a CDS encoding alpha/beta fold hydrolase produces the protein MTPDPEINSAMESIHSGQPSPGLRSVMGVRSSDPRSSDHRCEAYNCDIAWEESGDPAGQVIVCLHTAGSGGREFRPLTEQPIAGIRLIVLDWPGHGRSSDLPSESGQNFSVEFCMRILHTVLTQLGIDRPILLGSGFGAAVAIRFAAHYPTRTRGLILVNPAGLFSPIWTPLSFWKKLTRRIQALTPGRPLTRAQRQIWRAMALQSPTQDTLASALISLESSNPLRNDLRDTLTAIPRPIFFAFSREHRAYPLDAYLTSLDTLLRGSPQHRFTAFAGSVSPIWDEPARFAKAVTSFTRSLMPLTQHVHAWMLTDVDWPTRGSNLWKCIHQECNSEKLLAEGQDANAAGN, from the coding sequence ATGACCCCAGATCCAGAGATCAATTCCGCAATGGAAAGTATCCACTCCGGGCAGCCTTCCCCCGGCCTGCGATCAGTCATGGGAGTTCGCAGCTCAGACCCTCGCAGCTCGGACCACCGCTGCGAGGCGTACAACTGCGATATTGCCTGGGAAGAGTCCGGCGATCCAGCGGGCCAGGTAATCGTATGCCTGCATACGGCAGGTAGTGGCGGACGCGAGTTTCGCCCCCTGACCGAGCAACCTATCGCAGGCATCCGCCTCATCGTGCTGGATTGGCCAGGGCATGGCCGCTCCAGCGATCTACCCTCTGAAAGCGGCCAGAACTTCAGCGTGGAATTCTGCATGCGCATCTTGCACACAGTGCTCACGCAACTGGGAATCGACCGCCCGATCCTGCTCGGAAGCGGCTTTGGCGCGGCCGTCGCAATTCGCTTCGCAGCCCATTACCCAACCCGCACACGCGGATTGATCCTGGTCAATCCGGCAGGTCTGTTCTCCCCAATCTGGACGCCGCTAAGTTTCTGGAAGAAATTGACGCGGCGAATTCAGGCACTGACTCCCGGAAGACCTCTAACCCGCGCCCAACGGCAAATCTGGCGAGCCATGGCCCTGCAATCGCCAACTCAGGACACTCTGGCAAGCGCCCTCATTTCACTGGAATCCTCAAACCCTCTGCGGAACGATCTGCGGGATACGCTGACCGCGATTCCCCGCCCCATCTTCTTTGCTTTTTCGCGCGAACATCGCGCCTATCCGCTTGACGCCTATCTCACCAGCCTCGATACCCTGCTCCGGGGCTCTCCGCAACATCGTTTCACCGCATTTGCAGGCAGTGTAAGCCCAATATGGGACGAGCCCGCACGATTTGCAAAAGCGGTAACCAGCTTCACCCGATCTCTAATGCCGCTCACCCAGCACGTTCACGCCTGGATGCTCACCGACGTAGACTGGCCTACACGCGGAAGCAATCTGTGGAAATGCATCCACCAGGAGTGCAACTCGGAAAAACTCCTCGCTGAAGGTCAGGACGCAAACGCCGCAGGCAATTAA
- the pgeF gene encoding peptidoglycan editing factor PgeF: MSESAIPKTDLAPHGTPVILPVSAWNGMDSGLNWLWHGFSTRHGGVSEVYSPAKTPTELNLGFTAADSGEHVRENRLRLVEAVTGSRETPLITVRQIHSNLAVVVRSAASPPVAKNGAENGAESGVGSGVANQHCDGDGLMTSQAGVLIGIQTADCIPVLVADPVRHVVAAFHAGWRGTVERIVEHGIAQMTAEYGSRPSELIAAIGPGIGPCCYLVGDEVVSRFRANFAYAEELFSESSAAASPLGLPRLNLVEANRRQLMAAGLPSESIEVVGGCTSCHPELFYSHRASGGHAGRMMSVIGIRPS; the protein is encoded by the coding sequence ATGTCAGAATCGGCTATTCCCAAAACAGACTTAGCACCCCACGGCACACCGGTAATCCTTCCCGTTTCTGCATGGAACGGCATGGATTCTGGTTTGAACTGGCTGTGGCACGGATTCAGCACTCGGCATGGCGGGGTCAGCGAGGTGTATTCCCCGGCAAAGACGCCGACTGAATTGAATCTTGGGTTTACGGCTGCGGATTCGGGAGAACACGTTCGAGAAAACCGGCTGCGGCTGGTGGAGGCGGTTACTGGAAGCAGGGAAACTCCGCTGATCACGGTCCGCCAGATTCATTCCAACCTGGCGGTGGTGGTGAGGTCGGCTGCTTCGCCGCCTGTTGCTAAGAACGGGGCTGAGAACGGGGCTGAGAGTGGCGTGGGAAGTGGCGTGGCGAACCAGCATTGCGATGGGGATGGCCTGATGACCAGCCAGGCGGGCGTTCTGATCGGCATTCAAACCGCGGATTGCATTCCGGTTCTGGTGGCTGATCCGGTGCGCCACGTAGTTGCTGCCTTTCATGCTGGATGGCGGGGTACGGTAGAGCGCATTGTGGAGCATGGAATTGCGCAGATGACTGCCGAATACGGTTCTCGTCCGTCGGAGCTGATTGCGGCAATTGGTCCCGGCATTGGGCCGTGCTGCTACCTGGTCGGGGATGAGGTGGTTTCGCGGTTTCGAGCCAATTTTGCTTATGCGGAAGAGTTGTTCAGCGAAAGCTCCGCTGCTGCATCGCCTCTGGGCTTGCCGCGGCTCAATCTGGTTGAGGCGAATCGCCGCCAGTTGATGGCCGCGGGGCTGCCTTCTGAATCGATTGAGGTTGTTGGCGGATGCACGAGCTGTCATCCGGAGCTTTTCTACTCACATCGTGCCTCGGGAGGTCATGCCGGGCGGATGATGAGCGTGATCGGTATTCGGCCGTCTTAA
- a CDS encoding SDR family NAD(P)-dependent oxidoreductase, protein MGSTSDFRGKWALVTGASAGIGVAIARELASNGAKLILTARRQDRLEALAAEFAAQGTEVRVIQADLTDPAAPQAIYSAIEAGGLQVEILINNAGLGQQGYFYETDLAQELSQVRVNCEAVVHLTRLFVPRMVERRRGWVLVLASTASFQPVPFLSTYAATKVFDRFFAQGLAEEVAPYGVKVTALCPGPTESEFFDVAKATKFKGRNIQSAEEVARLGLKALARGRRTIVPYFNGRVAAFLVRFLPVGWITSLVARVARPKQA, encoded by the coding sequence ATGGGATCGACGTCGGATTTTCGTGGGAAATGGGCCCTGGTTACAGGTGCCAGTGCGGGCATAGGTGTGGCGATTGCGCGGGAATTGGCGAGCAATGGGGCAAAACTTATTCTTACCGCGCGCCGGCAGGATCGGCTTGAGGCCCTGGCTGCTGAATTTGCGGCACAGGGAACCGAGGTGCGCGTTATCCAGGCGGATCTGACCGATCCGGCAGCGCCCCAGGCGATCTACTCCGCAATCGAGGCGGGTGGGTTGCAGGTCGAGATTCTCATCAACAATGCGGGGCTTGGTCAGCAGGGATATTTTTACGAGACAGACCTGGCCCAGGAACTGAGCCAGGTCCGCGTCAACTGCGAGGCGGTTGTGCATTTGACGCGGCTTTTTGTGCCCAGGATGGTTGAGCGGCGACGTGGATGGGTGCTTGTTCTGGCATCGACTGCCAGTTTTCAGCCGGTGCCATTTCTGTCGACTTACGCGGCGACGAAGGTCTTCGATCGCTTTTTTGCTCAGGGCCTGGCCGAAGAGGTCGCGCCCTACGGAGTCAAGGTTACGGCGCTTTGTCCGGGGCCGACGGAAAGCGAATTTTTCGACGTGGCGAAGGCGACGAAGTTCAAAGGCCGGAATATTCAGTCGGCTGAGGAAGTGGCGCGGCTTGGGCTGAAAGCTCTGGCCAGGGGGCGACGGACGATTGTCCCCTACTTCAACGGACGGGTTGCTGCATTTCTTGTGCGGTTTCTTCCCGTGGGTTGGATTACGTCTCTTGTTGCGCGAGTCGCCCGTCCGAAGCAGGCTTAG
- a CDS encoding type II toxin-antitoxin system RelE family toxin has product MKWKIRFERKAERELDRLDPQIADRIIRFLKQRVASLDDPRSIGEALSGSELGSFWKYRVGDYRIIASIEDQQVCILIVRVGNRREIYR; this is encoded by the coding sequence ATGAAGTGGAAAATTAGGTTTGAGCGCAAGGCTGAACGCGAACTGGACCGTCTTGATCCACAGATAGCCGATAGGATTATTCGTTTTCTTAAACAGCGTGTCGCATCCTTGGACGATCCCCGCAGCATCGGTGAGGCGCTTAGTGGTAGTGAGCTCGGAAGTTTTTGGAAGTATCGCGTCGGCGATTACAGAATCATTGCCAGCATTGAAGATCAGCAGGTGTGTATCCTGATCGTCCGCGTTGGAAACAGGCGCGAAATCTACAGATAA
- the relB gene encoding type II toxin-antitoxin system RelB family antitoxin, translating to MLAIRLPEEVEKRLDALAKATGRTKTFYAREAILEHLDDLEDIYLAEQRLADLKAGRSSTVSFEEIMKRYGIEG from the coding sequence ATGTTGGCGATTCGTCTACCCGAAGAGGTTGAAAAGCGTCTTGATGCCCTGGCGAAAGCAACCGGCAGGACTAAAACTTTTTATGCGCGCGAAGCCATACTTGAACACTTGGATGATTTGGAAGACATCTATCTAGCAGAACAACGCCTGGCTGATTTGAAGGCTGGTCGCAGCTCCACCGTTTCGTTCGAAGAGATAATGAAACGGTACGGCATTGAAGGATGA
- a CDS encoding M3 family metallopeptidase: protein MSIALNSGLAVSTDIHAWEADGSSYGKPLTAEALKGWVTARLAAHEAAIAALLAVEELRTPENSLRLYDIAIEELNLAGAQAGVLNSVAADKAVRDQAQDDAQRVSQAGSLLSLNRGVYEALSAIDLAGASEPTKHFVQRTLLSYRLAGVDKDDATRDHLNQLHEKATRLSLEFSRNIQEGAKTILVENAVELDGLPADYLERHMPNCDGQFSLSTDQPDMQPVMTFAKSHALRERMFLAYNTRAYPVNQQILLDLLATRQEIATLLGFSSWANLATADQMMGSAANVRKFIAKLEEASRDGAKREFEMVLKFAREQEPGLKEMNAASRAYWYEQYRRSAFAFDSQSVRPYFPYAQVEQGVLDTAARLFGVQFRRSTAVGWHESVSVFDVLDGEKAVGRFYLDMHPREGKDKWFSASPVVTGVKGRYLPEAALICNFPGGEAAGPNSDPGLMQYNDVVTYFHEFGHLMHAILGGHTEWAGLSGFATEGDFIEVPSQMLEEFFRDVALLQSFARHYETGEVLSAELIQKMKLAGAFGRADGMRTQLYYTTLSLDLHDQDPAGIDLDRITKTLFESLQPWKWIDGNRMYASFGHLMGYSSNYYTYAFDKVIALDFFAQFDPADLLGCAAATKYRTTVIEQGGSRPGRQMVRDFLGRDEDFQPFSNWLNEEFAGELALT, encoded by the coding sequence ATGAGCATCGCACTGAATTCCGGACTCGCCGTCAGCACAGATATTCACGCATGGGAAGCCGATGGAAGTTCTTATGGCAAGCCGCTAACGGCAGAGGCTTTGAAGGGTTGGGTCACGGCCCGGCTGGCTGCGCATGAGGCTGCGATTGCTGCGCTGCTGGCTGTTGAGGAGTTGCGGACGCCGGAGAATTCGCTGCGTCTCTATGACATTGCGATTGAAGAGCTGAATCTTGCCGGGGCGCAGGCGGGTGTTTTGAACTCGGTGGCCGCGGATAAGGCTGTTCGCGACCAGGCGCAGGACGATGCGCAGCGGGTTTCGCAGGCGGGCAGTTTGTTGAGTCTGAATCGCGGCGTATACGAGGCGCTCTCGGCAATCGATCTTGCGGGTGCGAGTGAACCGACGAAGCATTTTGTGCAACGTACGCTGCTTAGCTATCGCCTGGCTGGTGTGGATAAGGACGATGCGACGCGGGATCATTTGAACCAGTTGCATGAAAAGGCGACGCGACTTTCGCTGGAGTTCAGCAGGAATATCCAGGAGGGCGCGAAGACGATTCTGGTGGAGAATGCGGTCGAGCTGGATGGACTGCCTGCCGATTATCTGGAGCGTCACATGCCGAACTGCGATGGGCAGTTTTCGCTGAGCACGGACCAGCCGGATATGCAGCCGGTAATGACTTTTGCCAAGAGCCATGCGTTGCGCGAGCGGATGTTCCTGGCGTACAACACGCGGGCTTATCCGGTGAACCAGCAGATTTTGCTCGACCTGCTGGCGACGCGGCAGGAGATTGCGACGCTGCTTGGATTTTCAAGCTGGGCCAATCTTGCGACCGCAGATCAGATGATGGGTTCGGCGGCGAATGTGCGCAAGTTCATTGCGAAGCTGGAGGAAGCCAGTCGCGATGGTGCTAAACGCGAGTTTGAGATGGTGTTGAAGTTTGCGCGTGAGCAGGAGCCGGGCCTGAAGGAGATGAACGCTGCCAGCCGTGCCTATTGGTATGAGCAGTATCGCCGGTCGGCGTTTGCGTTCGATTCGCAGTCGGTGCGTCCTTATTTCCCGTATGCGCAGGTGGAGCAGGGAGTGTTGGATACTGCAGCCAGGTTGTTTGGGGTGCAGTTCCGGCGGTCGACGGCTGTGGGTTGGCATGAGTCGGTTTCCGTGTTCGATGTGCTCGATGGCGAGAAGGCTGTGGGGCGTTTTTATCTGGACATGCATCCGCGCGAGGGTAAGGACAAGTGGTTTTCGGCATCGCCGGTGGTTACGGGAGTCAAAGGCCGCTATCTGCCTGAGGCCGCGTTGATCTGCAATTTTCCCGGTGGCGAAGCTGCGGGGCCCAATAGCGATCCGGGGCTGATGCAGTACAACGATGTGGTCACCTACTTTCACGAGTTTGGCCACCTGATGCATGCCATTCTCGGTGGTCATACGGAGTGGGCGGGACTTTCGGGATTTGCGACTGAGGGCGATTTTATCGAGGTTCCGTCGCAGATGCTGGAGGAGTTCTTCCGCGACGTGGCATTGCTGCAAAGCTTTGCTCGGCATTATGAAACAGGCGAAGTGCTGTCGGCGGAGCTGATTCAAAAGATGAAGCTGGCTGGAGCGTTTGGCCGTGCGGACGGAATGCGGACGCAGCTTTATTACACGACTCTCTCACTCGATCTGCATGACCAGGATCCGGCTGGGATCGACCTCGATCGCATCACGAAGACGCTATTCGAGAGCCTGCAGCCGTGGAAGTGGATTGACGGCAACCGCATGTATGCCAGCTTTGGTCACCTGATGGGGTACTCGTCGAATTACTACACCTATGCTTTTGACAAGGTGATTGCGCTGGATTTCTTTGCGCAGTTCGATCCTGCTGATTTGCTCGGTTGCGCGGCGGCAACGAAGTATCGGACGACGGTCATCGAACAGGGTGGTTCACGTCCGGGGCGGCAGATGGTGCGGGATTTCCTGGGGCGGGATGAGGACTTTCAGCCCTTCAGCAACTGGCTCAATGAGGAATTTGCAGGGGAACTGGCTCTAACTTAA
- a CDS encoding ABC transporter permease, whose amino-acid sequence MNWISRIFERRKDELEEEIQTHIRMDVLARMERGETRAEAEAAARHEFGNVALVRDVTHDHWRWNRLERLGQNLRYAVRVLRRSPGFSITVVLTLAVGVGATCAMFTVVDRVLLQTLPYPHANRLVQILELGKRGAVQYGSPYLDIEQWQKRGHAFSQIAFYQTAGKRISFLEGKNGDSHVLSTEIGGSLFPVLGVHPVLGRDFQQDPASGGVKADDAHSLMLSDDAWRTDYGADPGIVGKVVHLRGEAFTVIGVMPRSFVFPVERSLPMVWTPIVLGAKDATRERNVSPTYQTIARLQPQATLKQADAELKAIQPDIARAYTDSYDREDVSSIEVKSYSESLTDSKVQKALLALFGASGLLWLIACLNVTSLMLARATSRRREIAVRGALGASRWQIVQQLLIEGLLLSGCGSLLGLGLAVGILKIFEHALTMQFSIHETLTPDITVLAGLLVLTIVSSLLVCVWPAIGAARAEIEPALRQGSLQGTGQTKHRTRAVLVITEIALSLTLLVGCGLLLRTIYALKHVPLGFRTDHILVANMTIPSYKFTGTNMTTGFYQPLVDRVKQLPGVQSASLMTEVPLGKTYGMIFTLGVEGKSAADVRKRDLKAQFRAVGPEMQKVFGFHMVRGRFFNEQDTATSQAIVIVNRAFVKAYFGDDRDPGKMIGEHLLSLDSKRDTTVQGILDDERQVNVADPSKPEIEVCISQLAPDSDFYKFAEGVEMDLAVRTDLSPSVMVPELRKVMRAASPDLADSNFTTMDQVVEDSFGDQALAAKLLEIFAGSALLLCIAGIYGLLAYLVAQRTREMGLRIALGAQRSNVMWLVLRQAGWMLVAGLSAGLGLAYVATQGLKTFLYEVKSNDPWTMAAVTLMLLIGGLAASWLPARRAASVDPMKALRTE is encoded by the coding sequence ATGAACTGGATTTCGCGGATATTCGAACGCCGTAAGGACGAGTTGGAGGAAGAGATTCAGACGCACATTCGCATGGATGTGCTGGCGCGGATGGAGCGTGGAGAGACTCGTGCAGAAGCGGAGGCTGCGGCGCGGCACGAGTTTGGCAACGTGGCACTGGTGCGCGATGTGACGCATGATCACTGGCGATGGAATCGGCTGGAGCGGCTTGGGCAGAACCTTCGTTATGCGGTTCGCGTGCTGAGGCGGTCGCCGGGGTTTTCGATCACTGTCGTTCTCACGCTGGCGGTCGGTGTGGGTGCGACCTGCGCGATGTTTACGGTTGTAGACCGGGTGTTGTTGCAGACGTTGCCGTATCCACATGCAAATCGACTGGTGCAGATTCTGGAGTTGGGCAAGCGCGGCGCGGTGCAATACGGCAGTCCATACCTCGATATTGAGCAGTGGCAGAAGCGCGGTCATGCTTTCAGCCAGATCGCTTTTTATCAGACGGCGGGGAAACGCATATCTTTTCTTGAAGGCAAGAATGGGGACTCGCATGTTTTGAGTACGGAGATTGGCGGCAGTCTCTTTCCTGTGCTGGGTGTGCATCCGGTGCTGGGCCGCGATTTTCAGCAGGACCCGGCGAGTGGCGGGGTTAAAGCGGACGATGCGCATTCCCTGATGCTGAGTGATGATGCATGGCGTACGGATTATGGAGCCGATCCGGGCATTGTGGGCAAAGTTGTTCACCTGCGTGGAGAGGCGTTCACTGTGATCGGGGTGATGCCGCGGAGTTTTGTTTTTCCAGTCGAGAGATCTTTGCCGATGGTGTGGACTCCAATCGTGCTTGGAGCAAAGGACGCTACGCGAGAACGCAACGTTAGCCCGACTTACCAGACAATTGCTCGATTACAGCCACAGGCCACACTCAAGCAGGCGGATGCGGAACTCAAGGCTATACAGCCTGATATTGCCAGGGCTTATACCGATTCTTACGACCGGGAAGATGTTAGTTCAATCGAAGTAAAGAGTTACTCCGAATCACTTACCGATAGCAAAGTTCAGAAGGCTTTGCTGGCTTTGTTTGGCGCATCGGGATTGTTGTGGTTGATAGCATGCCTGAACGTTACGAGCCTGATGCTGGCTCGGGCCACTTCGAGGCGGCGTGAAATTGCCGTTCGCGGTGCGCTTGGTGCGAGCCGCTGGCAAATTGTGCAGCAACTGTTGATTGAGGGACTGCTGCTGAGTGGGTGCGGTTCCCTGCTTGGCCTTGGATTAGCGGTAGGCATACTCAAGATTTTCGAGCATGCATTGACCATGCAATTCAGCATTCACGAGACGCTGACGCCGGATATCACTGTTCTTGCGGGTTTGCTGGTGCTTACGATTGTCAGTTCCTTGCTCGTTTGTGTGTGGCCTGCGATAGGCGCAGCGCGAGCGGAGATTGAGCCTGCGTTGCGCCAGGGATCTTTGCAGGGAACAGGTCAAACGAAACATCGTACGCGCGCGGTGCTGGTCATTACGGAGATTGCTTTATCGCTCACGCTGCTGGTGGGCTGCGGTTTGTTATTGAGAACGATCTATGCGCTCAAGCATGTGCCGCTGGGGTTCAGAACGGATCACATCCTGGTTGCCAACATGACGATTCCTTCGTACAAGTTCACGGGTACGAATATGACTACGGGTTTCTATCAGCCATTGGTGGATCGCGTGAAGCAATTGCCGGGAGTGCAGAGCGCATCGCTTATGACAGAAGTGCCGCTGGGCAAGACATATGGGATGATCTTCACGTTGGGAGTCGAAGGCAAGAGCGCCGCTGATGTGCGTAAGCGCGACTTGAAAGCGCAGTTTCGAGCGGTTGGTCCGGAGATGCAGAAAGTCTTCGGCTTCCACATGGTACGCGGGCGTTTCTTTAACGAGCAGGATACGGCAACTTCGCAGGCGATCGTTATCGTCAACCGTGCATTTGTGAAGGCCTATTTTGGTGACGATCGTGATCCGGGGAAGATGATCGGTGAGCATCTGCTTAGCCTTGACTCCAAACGGGACACGACGGTCCAAGGCATTCTGGATGATGAGCGGCAGGTGAATGTGGCCGATCCATCCAAGCCGGAGATTGAAGTTTGCATTTCACAACTCGCACCGGATAGCGACTTCTACAAATTTGCTGAAGGCGTAGAGATGGACCTTGCTGTTCGCACGGATCTCAGTCCTTCCGTGATGGTGCCGGAGCTTCGGAAGGTGATGCGTGCGGCCAGTCCCGACCTGGCTGACAGCAACTTTACTACGATGGATCAGGTTGTTGAAGACTCCTTTGGCGACCAGGCGCTGGCGGCAAAGCTGCTGGAGATTTTTGCTGGTTCGGCGCTGTTGTTATGCATCGCCGGTATCTATGGATTGCTTGCTTATCTTGTTGCACAGCGTACGCGCGAGATGGGCTTGCGCATTGCGCTGGGTGCTCAGCGGTCGAATGTGATGTGGCTGGTGCTGCGGCAGGCTGGATGGATGCTGGTGGCTGGGTTGAGCGCAGGATTGGGGCTTGCGTATGTGGCCACGCAGGGGCTTAAGACTTTTCTTTATGAAGTGAAGTCTAATGATCCATGGACGATGGCTGCTGTTACTCTGATGCTGCTGATCGGTGGGCTTGCGGCATCTTGGCTGCCTGCTCGCCGGGCTGCGAGCGTCGATCCGATGAAGGCGTTGCGAACGGAATAA
- a CDS encoding PadR family transcriptional regulator, translating to MIGRSNYKNRIELLQGTLDMLILRTLQWGPSHGYGIVQALRTQSGEVLQLETGSLYPALHRLERQGWVESEWKQTESKQRARFYSLTRAGREQLASDLSRWQQMVEVIGSIMHGEPGGEEA from the coding sequence ATGATCGGACGAAGCAATTACAAGAACCGCATTGAACTTCTGCAAGGCACTTTGGACATGCTCATATTGCGCACGCTGCAATGGGGGCCTTCGCATGGGTATGGCATTGTGCAGGCTCTGCGCACGCAGTCGGGCGAGGTGCTGCAACTGGAGACGGGTTCGCTCTATCCGGCGCTGCATCGGCTGGAGCGGCAGGGGTGGGTCGAGTCGGAGTGGAAGCAGACGGAGAGCAAGCAGCGTGCGCGATTCTACAGCCTTACCCGAGCGGGCAGGGAACAGCTTGCTTCCGATCTGAGCCGGTGGCAGCAGATGGTTGAGGTGATCGGTTCCATCATGCATGGCGAGCCTGGAGGAGAAGAGGCATGA
- the aroE gene encoding shikimate dehydrogenase, with translation MPNNPSNTSAAYLRSRVGRVCVSLQATTVPELLERAEVAMAESSFLEFRLDALHHMEKHSTVITSLKTIAKFLSAHPQIVAIATCRRKPFGGSFTGTTLEELEVLTRASEAGFALLDMEIESAEEAERGLFNTLREAWLESGAALMISFHDFAKGVDPEPIFDRIQKFAPDYIKIVSTARTLTDSLNLLQWMKQRSGDTQLVGIAMGEAGIVSRVLSLRTGSAFTFGAAPVGDPTAPGQMTARMLKELYRIEDLDQATKIYGVAGNPIAHSLSPLMQNTAFRRERVNAVYLPLKVESVEDLLAVIRGLPLSGLSVTMPLKLQLLPYLANVDPLTAKLGACNTIRLGADGKLYGFNTDVAGIIRPLEKRLPLKGARVLVLGAGGAARAAVFGLVEKGADVSVWSRNEVKANDLAAAARAKAISRKVIAASAFDVMINATPCGMHGSSHELPLEPEEWKARLVFDLVYNPLDTPLLQLARKRGFATIQGVEMFVQQGARQFELWTGKAAPEAEMQRVVLFALNKAQHP, from the coding sequence ATGCCGAATAATCCATCCAATACGTCTGCCGCCTACCTCCGATCCCGCGTGGGAAGAGTTTGTGTCTCCCTGCAGGCGACCACCGTTCCCGAACTACTGGAACGCGCCGAAGTAGCTATGGCCGAATCTTCCTTCCTCGAATTTCGCCTGGACGCGCTTCATCACATGGAAAAACACTCCACCGTGATCACGTCCCTCAAAACTATCGCGAAGTTCCTGTCCGCGCATCCGCAGATCGTGGCCATTGCCACCTGCCGGCGGAAGCCTTTCGGCGGTAGCTTCACCGGAACCACCCTGGAAGAGCTGGAAGTGCTCACCCGCGCCTCCGAAGCCGGCTTCGCCCTGCTGGACATGGAGATTGAGTCCGCCGAAGAAGCCGAACGCGGCCTCTTCAATACCCTGCGCGAGGCCTGGCTTGAGTCGGGAGCCGCGCTGATGATCAGCTTCCACGATTTCGCCAAAGGTGTCGACCCGGAGCCGATCTTCGACCGCATTCAGAAATTTGCCCCGGACTACATCAAGATTGTCAGCACCGCGCGAACCCTGACCGACAGCCTCAATCTGCTCCAATGGATGAAGCAGCGATCCGGCGATACGCAGCTCGTAGGCATCGCCATGGGCGAGGCAGGCATTGTCAGCCGCGTACTGAGCCTGCGCACCGGTTCCGCCTTCACCTTTGGCGCCGCACCCGTCGGCGACCCCACCGCGCCCGGCCAGATGACCGCGCGGATGCTCAAAGAACTCTACCGCATCGAAGATCTCGACCAGGCAACCAAGATCTACGGAGTCGCAGGCAATCCCATCGCCCACTCGCTCTCGCCGCTCATGCAGAACACCGCCTTCCGCCGCGAACGCGTCAACGCCGTCTACCTGCCTCTCAAGGTGGAATCGGTAGAAGACTTGCTGGCCGTAATCCGCGGACTGCCCTTGAGTGGACTGAGCGTGACCATGCCGCTCAAGCTGCAACTTCTGCCCTATCTCGCCAATGTAGACCCGCTGACCGCCAAGCTCGGTGCCTGCAACACCATTCGCCTCGGGGCCGACGGCAAGCTCTACGGATTCAACACCGACGTCGCTGGAATCATCCGCCCACTCGAAAAACGGCTGCCACTCAAAGGAGCCCGCGTACTCGTTCTCGGCGCAGGCGGCGCAGCACGGGCTGCTGTCTTCGGCCTGGTCGAAAAAGGCGCCGATGTCTCCGTATGGAGCAGAAATGAAGTCAAAGCCAACGATCTCGCCGCAGCCGCGCGAGCCAAAGCCATCTCCCGCAAGGTAATCGCCGCCAGCGCCTTTGATGTGATGATCAACGCCACGCCCTGCGGCATGCACGGCAGTTCCCACGAACTGCCCCTCGAACCCGAAGAGTGGAAAGCAAGGCTGGTCTTCGACCTGGTCTACAACCCACTCGATACGCCCCTGTTGCAACTGGCCCGCAAGCGCGGCTTTGCCACCATCCAGGGCGTCGAGATGTTCGTCCAGCAGGGCGCCCGGCAGTTCGAGCTCTGGACAGGTAAGGCCGCTCCCGAGGCCGAGATGCAGCGCGTCGTCCTCTTTGCGCTCAACAAAGCTCAGCATCCCTGA